The proteins below come from a single Mus musculus strain C57BL/6J chromosome 5, GRCm38.p6 C57BL/6J genomic window:
- the Tex47 gene encoding testis-expressed protein 47 isoform X1 gives MSFMVHNRKGSKKQFQVDPLLLPKVPRTNYLHLQEEKHRLQLKKFLLHRMFLVGYIQGNTEKKDISEYYEQLFQSILKHHLGESVTGLMLIYPSTFLHILESSNGTLFRILLDYVAHEKSETEFMLQNMKIVVASHNIPTRLFMQWHISAIKVPVLYLDDESQSPSIEEVTTEFLTMTHKLALQLYKTVKLGAKGPGDNLHQLAPELILPEQIIKYLCKAEEFMDPASFLSMYNRPIHVTLDSDIVWPAPSRF, from the coding sequence ATGTCTTTCATGGTCCATAATCGGAAGGGCAGCAAAAAGCAATTTCAAGTGGATCCTCTTCTTCTGCCCAAGGTTCCTCGTACCAATTACCTGCACCTTCAGGAAGAGAAGCACAGACTACAGCTAAAGAAATTCCTCCTTCACAGGATGTTTCTAGTGGGCTACATACAAGGCAACACGGAGAAAAAGGACATCTCTGAGTACTATGAGCAACTGTTTCAGTCAATTCTGAAACATCATTTAGGCGAATCAGTGACAGGTCTCATGCTCATATACCCAAGTACTTTTCTGCACATTCTTGAGAGTTCCAATGGCACACTCTTCCGGATTCTTCTAGATTATGTTGCCCATGAAAAGAGTGAAACAGAATTTATGCTCCAAAACATGAAAATCGTCGTTGCTTCTCACAACATCCCCACGAGGCTGTTCATGCAGTGGCATATCTCTGCAATCAAAGTCCCCGTTTTGTACCTAGATGACGAATCACAGTCTCCGTCTATAGAGGAAGTCACCACAGAATTCCTCACCATGACTCACAAACTGGCACTCCAACTTTACAAGACAGTGAAATTGGGCGCGAAAGGTCCAGGTGACAACTTACACCAACTTGCCCCTGAACTCATTCTTCCAGAACAAATTATCAAGTATTTATGCAAAGCTGAAGAATTCATGGACCCAGCGTCTTTCTTGAGCATGTATAACAGACCCATACACGTTACCCTGGATTCCGATATTGTGTGGCCAGCTCCTTCCCGTTTCTAG